TTCAGGCCAGCATTGGATTGGTTTGACCGAAGAACCGGTCAACCCAACTGGATTTCATAACTTGTCAGCAATGAACGATGGTACAtttgttatttaaaaaaaaaaagttgctcCGAAAGTAaatacaaaaaggaaaaaaatcaaaatgtaaatttgGTTTGAAAATTtgcccaatcttttttttttctatgtgaGATTGACTGCCGTAACTCACCTAATCTATTAGGTGACATTTCTTTCTATCACCCAGTGAGGGAAAGGAGTCAATTGGTGGAGAGATGGAGATGCATACAATAATAATATTGGTACAGTAGATTAGGCCCGGCCCATTTGTGAAACGATGGGAACGCAAATCGCAAGGCGATCGTCAAAACGGCATGTCCCATTCCGCCTGCGTAACGTGATGAGAacgcgccctctctctctctctctctcgttctctccGCGTGTTTCTTCCTATTCTATCCCCCTTGGTTCTTTATTTCCGTACCCACTCTCCCCTCTCCCTTCCACCTGCCGAGACCGCTTCACGGCGGAGGAAGATACGATATATGAAGCCGCTCAAGATAGAGGAGATGGTGGCGAAGAAGCTGGCGCTGTGGCACACCACAACGTTCCGGCCCATCATCACCCACGACGAGCTGGAGCCCATCATGGCCTCCGCCGGCTTCGTCCCGCTCCCCGTGGCGGCGGCTCCTCCGTCGTCGCCCCAGGGGGCGCAGCAGACGCCGTTGGCGTGGAGGGAGTACGCGTCCCGGTCGGAGGCGGCGTgccgagggagagagagaggaagagggagagggagagggaggaggagtctGGTGGCGCCGCCCCGGCCGCGGCTGCCGTACCCTCGGATCGACGGCCTCCACCTGATGGCGTATAAGGCTTTCCTTCTGGCCCTCGAGTTCTACCTCGGCCCCACCTTCGTCCCCGACCTCTTCCACGTCAGGTGAGTGATACATGCACTGCCTGGCCCACCACCCTTCCTTTTATTCACAATATTGCCACCAATGCCACCGCTGGGTTCCTGTTCCTTCTTCTACATTTACCTTTGCAAATACACAACACAAGGATTTGACTGGTCCAACTCCCCGTCTCCTTACAACATCTCGATCATCTTCCCATCTCCAGCCTTGTAGTTAGTTTCATTGCTCCAAATGGAGAGCTTATGATATCTTTCTTCTTTAGAGAATTCTCTGTGATACAGTACGAATAGAGTTTCCACGAGTTCCAGTGATCTCCCATCATGTAAACTACCGTAATAGAGTTTCTTGTGGTGGTGCAGGACGATGTCGCTAACGAGAGTGCATGACCGGGTGTTTGAGAAAGCTTATCGCCCCATGAAGGACTGCGAGATGGATGAGGAAGGAATCGTCGTGTACCGGGAAGGAACGCTGGACTGCCAAACGAGGATGGTTTGCAGTCAGTACAGCAGCGATGATGTCGACAATGCTGCCGACTTATCTTGTTTGGTTCCGCTGAAGGATCTATTCCCAAGTAGGGATAAGAGCACAAGTTGAcatatttttcccttcttttttgccGATCTGAATCCTCCTTGACAATTTCATGTGTTGGATGTGTGTGTGTGGTAATGGTGCATTCAAGACAACGAAGCTGTTTGTCATCTTCTCCAAAGAATTAGAGCTCCAACTAAGTTGGGTCTATGGATTCATTCTATTCTTTTTCTCATATCACTGGAAGGTTTGAAACTTTTGTGTCAACGACACAGACTTAGTCAACGAGCCAACTTGTTTCTTGACCAAACTTTAATCACAAAAGGTCTATAAAAAAATCCGAGGAAACGATAATTTTATGGAACAATAGAGCACGTTCTAAGAAATTAATTGATATTCGGAAgtcaaatattattaattaaattattttaattagtaTAGTAgtaattagattttttattttgataaaccTCCAACTTTTATTAGAAATTCATTGAATAATGAATTAAGGAATTAAAGACATGATTGTAAAAGATTTTGGGATTAGTTATTATGAATCCTTACCATCCATCAACGTATTATATTCTTCCATTAATCAATCGTTATTTTCAATGGTGAAAAGGCTATTGACAAAAAGTCGTCCATATGGGccaatgcatgtatatatattattgacatcgataatataaatatatataaatattatatatatatatatatatatatatatatatatttcatgatgTCTAATTTTGATGTTGTGACCAATTGATTTGTGAGGAAAGCAATTTATGCATTTTAatttcatttataaaaaaaataaattaatataaaacaACAAAAGGAGAAGCGAGAAGAAGAATTTATTCGGATCCCCAATAATGTCCGTCTGATCTCGATCCATTGGTCAAAAAGGCATCAGACTCTGATAAAAGTTACAAAAAAAGAGTCGCATATCGTTTTCCTGCGCTCGCCGCGACAGGTCGTTTGAATAAAGTAAAATAGAAGGCTTTCGAATCATGCAGTGTCGGTAGCAGCATCGACGAAATGGCGAGTCTAGTCATGGGGTCGCCATGGCTTCGGATTTGGGTGTTTCCCGAGCTCCATCCTCCCTTCTCCCGTCCAGGCCTACCTCTCGATTCACCGGAGAAATCTCTCCGTCTTGGCTTCCTCCGCCACTGGTCTCAAGGAGGGCGAGGTGCGCGTCCGTTTCGCTCCGTCGCTGACCGGGAATCTGCACGTCGGAGGAGCGAGGACGGCGCTATTCAACTACCTGTTTGCCAGGTTAACATCTCCGTCCCTctccctctcgctctctctctccggTCGTTTGTTATGGGCATTCCGGGTTTTATGTTATGCGTATGCGATTTCAATACCTTGCAAAGGGCGACTGGAAATAGAAGAAATGATAATTCGATTCCAGATCTGGTAAAGATTGAATTTTTGGTGCGCTCCAATATGTTTGCACTTCTTAGATGCCATTTTCGAGTGGCATGCAATTGCCTTGAGGTCCGTGTTGAACTATTTGAATTTAGTGATGATTAGTTCATGAACTGAGACGATGAACTAATAAGCTGCCAAAATAAAGTTAGGAAATCGCAAATTCTTTCTGTCGAAATGTTAATGAGAAGGCTAAGTATGATTAAATTAGCATGTCCATTTTTTTATAGTCACTTCGTCTAGGGTTTTTCTTGTAATTGAGATTCTCCAGATTTTAGGGTTTTTCTTGTAATGTAACTCTCTTAATGGAGCTTACTTTGTGCTAACATGGTCTTCTACCCATTTAGGTGGATGAATGGTCAACATTTAAGATCTCTTCCTTCATAAGGGTTGATCAAGATTTTTGGGTATAGATGGCAGTCCACAGACATTCTCCTACAATCTGATAGTGAATTTGTAAAGGTGTTTGCATTTTTGGCATTTTATTGGATGTTATGACTCTGAAGTCAATGCATTATCTAGACAATTTTCTTCTTTCACATCTCAGCATTTGAGATGACATATTTtctaatatttcaaatattcTTACAACACCTAGATGTGTGAGAACCATAAAATGTGTGAATAGGATTGGTTGCATTGGTACAGTGGCAGTTCAGTACTTGGCTGCTTGCCTTAAAAGTGAGGACTTTTGCTTCAAGCCATATATATTACTCGGAATGATGCTTAAACCAATTTTGAACTTGGCATATACTGCTGACTAATTGTTAGTTGAAACTTAAATTTGTTGGACCAGATCAATGTCAAGAAATGCAACTATAAATTATTGTGAGATGATTCCCTGTATAAGTAATTTCTGCATTGTCATAATTTCATGGATATAGAAAAAGAAGATGGGGCCTGTTTGAGTAATCTATGAAATTTATGCACTTTATTTTAATAGATAGTAGGAACGGACTACTGGATGGTTAGACATTATAGGATTTTTTGTGAAGTTTAAGATTTTTCAGATAAGAAGGTAATTTACTGTTCATGGGCGTATTACCACAATTAAGGTGTGACGTCTGATTCTGAAGCCAAGATAACACTTTACTAGCCAAATGCTTGTTTATATTCATGAAGTATCACCATAAAACATTGTTGAATGGTTTTGGTGGTTATAGATAGTTTATCTGATTGTTCATGTATGCTGTATGAATATTGGTTAATTTTATTCATGTCAATCTCCTCAGCTTCCCCTTCTCCTACAATGGAAAAGGTGTTGAACAGAGAGTTAGCTGATACTGGTTGGACATATTGATGTGCAGGATGCGACTGAACTATTGAAGGATGGAATTGATTTGGTAACATACAGACAAGGCTCTAGTGAATTTGTTGTCTTATCCTCTGCACTCTACTCTAGCCAGGTAATGTATAACATCTTCGATATTTTATATTTGAGGTTATGATAAGACTGCATATTTCATCAATTTATAAGTTTCACTTGAGCAACTTCATCTGTTATATCACAGTGAACTTAGATTAGCGGTAGTGTAAGATGTTTCCAGTAATAATTGGCTCACATGGATTTCTATGCTCAGTAATTGGGTTTGATCACTAAATTCTGAAATATGCCATGCTGTCTAAGCATGAAATCATGTAAATTCTGCAGTGCTGAATGTAAACCTGTTCTACAAGATAAGCTCTCAGAGGTGTTTGCCAGCTAGATATCTTCTTATGATTGTGGAGAGCTCCGTGAAGCACCGAAGGAAAGGTCATGCAGGCTGGCAAAAATGGGTGAAAagcttcggcaagctcctgaagCGCAAGGTCAGATTCAACTGATGCATGGAGTTGATTATCTTCTCGACAACTTGAATATTAGTAAGTTATGGAGTTTAACATTAGTAAGTTATTGATCTACCAATTATATTTATTCCTTGCTTCTGGTGATCAACcgtgcaaaataaataaataaataatacaaaCAAATAAAAGGGCAAAAAAAGAAAGCCTATTTCAGCAGGATCTGGTGGGTATAGAGCTGGAGACCAGTGCCTGCTAACTGTagttgagttcatattatgcagcCAGATAACTCCATAAGTCACACAGTTAAGACAAAGCATGTCTGAATTTTAGTTGAATGGTTTTAGTTAGCACATGTATACAAGAGACTCCATTGTTCTTATTTTAACTAGTGATGCTTCCCTCTAGCACCTTAATGGTGGGAAAAGATTAACATAGATGGTCCCCAGTAGTTGGGATCTTCTTCTTATTGTTGTCATCGTCTTCTATACCACagggcttcttttttttttttcttgatctttGCACTCTGAACACATATAGTGGAAGAGTTGATTATATGGGGTTGCCACTTTTTCCCATGAATCTGGAGCATATATTGACCTTTCTAAATAAAGTTGGATATGGTTCAAGTTGAGAGCAACGGAAACTTGAGTCTAAGTGGGGGTTTTTTACATATGTTTCCTGTATTCCTGACTTGAATCAATACACTCTAAATAATTGTGTTTTTCTGACATTTCAAACTTTAAGCGATTGTTCTCAGTGTTTTTTCCTGAAACATTTTATTGGTACCAATCTGTCAAGTTCATACTAACCAAAGGATATTTTTTCATTGGTGTAATATCCTCTATATTtagtttattttaagaaaaatatctttCCCTTCAATTTATGAATTTATTTGAGGTCTCCCATCAAAAAACTTGGTTTTTCTAAGAAATAATTTGATGTGCTTTGGTAGCAAGTGGTATAACATACCACTGTACTATTTGGTAGAATGTTTTGATGTGCTTTCTCATCCACTATAGTAGCAGTCAATATATCTGTAGATTCAAGGTAATGCCAAAAGACTTCTAGCTATGGATCAAATATATTTTTGAAGTATTTACACAAACTAACAAACTTTGAGTTTCTTGAAACATTGCTTCTGTGATATTGGCTCCATTTATTTGGGAAATTTTAGCTAATTATGGACATGTAATCTATTAAACATGATGATCATGTCCTCCTATGTTTCATCACTAGATGTTTTGGTCATCTATATCGACTGTTTCTGCTTGATCATTAATCTCGGGAGCTCATCATCTCTAAATTCGATTCCTTGCAACAGGAAAGAATCTCTTTATGCCTATCCGAGTATTGCTCACCGGAAAACTTCAAGGGCCTGACATGGGAGGCagtatacttctgatataaaaagGAGGTACTTATAGAGTAATTAGTCCACAAACAGGTTTTGTACCATTAGATGAGAGGATTCAGATGCTAAGGGAGGTGGAGTGGGAGGAGTTCTTGAAAAAGGAGGTGACACTACCAGAATCCATTGCTGGTGTATCTCACTAGGATTTCTGGTAAGGCATCATCTTAATCATTTAGTTGGAGGTTCACAAGACACATGAGCAAGATGGTAGTAGTGAATTTTGAGGTTTATGCAGTTTCAAGTgtcaaagaatttttgaagacataacttatatttttttaaaataaggttatattatttttgaaatcctATTTAAAACCAGTATACCTTTATTCAAAAATAGTATAACTCGGCCCACTCTTTCACcacaaattttttaaattttctgaaAAACATAGAATGACTTCAAATGCCTAAATTGTCACTTTTTCTATTCTTAACCCTTTAAGAATTTCAACCATTTATGCAAATTTTATtcactattatttattttagaccgGTTTAAGTTTTGGATTGAACAAGTTTGGTTCAATTCAATGAGTTGGTTAAATttgagaaagaaggaagaagaggaaaagacaaAAGATTGGTTAATGGTAGTTTTATTACTTTGAAAAGCAGAGGTCTTAtgctagaaaaaaaaatgaaaataagaatATTGTGCTTTTTCTAGGCGATTTGCTCAAATTTTAAacctatataaaaataaaacattattAGCATAtagtataataaaataaaaatagtcaACTAATACTATAAG
The window above is part of the Musa acuminata AAA Group cultivar baxijiao chromosome BXJ2-6, Cavendish_Baxijiao_AAA, whole genome shotgun sequence genome. Proteins encoded here:
- the LOC135613371 gene encoding uncharacterized protein LOC135613371, whose amino-acid sequence is MKPLKIEEMVAKKLALWHTTTFRPIITHDELEPIMASAGFVPLPVAAAPPSSPQGAQQTPLAWREYASRSEAACRGRERGRGRGRGRRSLVAPPRPRLPYPRIDGLHLMAYKAFLLALEFYLGPTFVPDLFHVRTMSLTRVHDRVFEKAYRPMKDCEMDEEGIVVYREGTLDCQTRMVCSQYSSDDVDNAADLSCLVPLKDLFPSRDKSTS
- the LOC135582712 gene encoding uncharacterized protein LOC135582712; this translates as MASLVMGSPWLRIWVFPELHPPFSRPGLPLDSPEKSLRLGFLRHWSQGGRGARPFRSVADRESARRRSEDGAIQLPVCQDATELLKDGIDLVTYRQGSSEFVVLSSALYSSQC